The proteins below come from a single Malus sylvestris chromosome 3, drMalSylv7.2, whole genome shotgun sequence genomic window:
- the LOC126615117 gene encoding uncharacterized protein LOC126615117 isoform X3: protein MVETRRSSSSKRALSASPPPNPKRSKASDASSSNNGVRSGPPAEPLGPIKESGSQSPELELRPSDPPTTDSLKASNGSDATALERSPDAIPEGEALVSPQPLGETAVRAGLKRAKKLPKKTAKLNSKSAWGMLISQCSKREGLSTAELEIIGGNGDVQVNEKTYQKDTKVILNGGDEVVFSSSGRHAYIFQQLTNDNNIAAQGIPSISIIETRNAPVNGMHMEARSGDPSAVDGASILASMSNVPNDLSLLPEPAKAGDELQQDAEMTSLPSACRGSDDHTLDIVMKESTNINDQVSGDKDIVQYPDIAKENPNLDSVALDMDTETRKVSGATHQLRPLLRMFGGSSSTNFDLTGSISKMFDEQREIRELLHNLDPPMLISTRRQAFKEKLQQGILSPDDIDVSFESFPYYLSETTKKVLIASTHPNLKCSKFGKYFSSLPTGSPRILLSGPAGSEIYQETLAKALTKHFGARLLIVDSLLLPGVQAPPPKDSDSVKEVPRPERVSIFAKRAAHAAGFKHKKPTSSVEAEITGGSTVSSQALPKQETSTASSRGITFKQGDKVKFVGAISSGPLQLQSCPLLRGPSYGCRGKVVLAFEENEAAKIGVRFDKSIPDGNDLGGLCEEDHGFFCSASHLLPLDVSGGDDIDKLAIGELLEVASHESKSLPLIVFLKDIEKVMAGNPDAYSVLKSKLENLPENVVVIGSHTQLDTRKEKSHPGSLLFTKFGFNQTALLDLAFPDNLGGRLHDRSKETPKTMKQLSRIFPNKVTIQLPQDEALLSDWKQQLERDGETLKAQSNIVTIRSVFNRVAVDCPDLESLCINDLALTTESVEKVAGWAISHHLMHCSDALVKDDKLVISTESLKDGLNILHGIQNENKSMKKSLKDVVTGNEFEKKLLVDVIPPSDIGVSFDDIGALENVKDTLKELVMLPLQRPELFSKGQLTKPCKGILLFGPPGTGKTMLAKAVATEAGANFINISMSSITSKWFGEGEKYVKAVFSLASKIAPSVIFVDEVDSMLGRRENPGEHEAMRKMKNEFMVNWDGLRTKDKERVLVLAATNRPFDLDEAVIRRLPRRLMVNLPDAQNREKILRVILAKEDLEADVDLEAVANLTDGYSGSDLKNLCVAAAHLPIREILEKEKKERSLALAENRPVPELYCSTDIRPLKMEDFKHAHEQVCASVSSESTNMNELLQWNDLYGEGGSRKKTSLSYFM from the exons ATGGTAGAAACCAGGCGCAGCTCCTCTTCCAAACGCGCCCTATCGGCCTCCCCTCCTCCCAACCCCAAACGCTCAAAG GCGTCTGATGCTTCGTCGTCGAACAACGGAGTTAGGAGTGGGCCGCCGGCGGAGCCTTTGGGTCCGATTAAGGAATCTGGGTCCCAATCTCCGGAACTTGAGCTCCGACCCTCTGATCCGCCGACCACTGATTCGTTGAAGGCAAGTAACGGCTCTGATGCCACCGCGCTGGAGAGATCCCCCGATGCCATACCGGAAGGCGAGGCCTTGGTTTCGCCGCAGCCTTTGG GGGAAACTGCAGTCCGTGCGGGTTTGAAGCGGGCTAAGAAGCTTCCAAAGAAGACTGCAAAGTTGAATTCGAAATCTGCTTGGGGAATGCTTATTTCGCAGTGCTCAAAG CGTGAAGGTTTGTCCACTGCAGAACTAGAAATTATAGGCGGTAACGGTGATGTTCAGGTGAATGAGAAGACTTATCAAAAGGATACGAAGGTAATTCTTAATGGAGGCGATGAGGTTGTATTCAGCTCATCTGGAAGACATGCATAT ATTTTCCAGCAGCTGACAAATGACAATAATATAGCTGCTCAGGGCATTCCTTCAATTAGCATTATAGAAACCCGGAATGCTCCAGTTAATGGGATGCATATGGAGGCAAGATCAGGGGACCCCTCTGCTGTTGATGGGGCATCAATATTAGCGTCAATGTCAAATGTGCCAAATGACTTGTCACTACTTCCAGAACCTGCTAAAGCTGGTGACGAGCTGCAACAAGATGCAGAGATGACTTCTCTTCCTTCTGCATGTCGAGGTTCAGATGACCATACTCTAGACATTGTGATGAAGGAGAGTACTAACATTAATGATCAGGTTTCAGGTGATAAAGATATTGTTCAGTACCCTGACATTGCGAAAGAAAACCCCAATCTTGATAGCGTTGCATTGGATATGGATACTGAAACCAGGAAGGTCTCTGGGGCAACTCATCAACTAAGGCCACTCCTCCGTATGTTTGGCGGTTCTTCTAGTACCAATTTTGACTTAACTGGCAGCATTTCTAAAATGTTTGACGAGCAAAGGGAAATCAGAGAGCTTCTCCACAATCTTGACCCTCCAATGTTGATATCAACTAGGCGACAAgcatttaaagaaaaactacaACAAGGAATTCTAAGTCCTGATGATATTGATGTCTCCTTTGAAAGTTTCCCATATTACCTAAG TGAAACAACAAAGAAGGTTTTGATTGCATCCACCCACCCAAATTTGAAATGTAGTAAGTTTGGAAAGTACTTTTCATCACTACCTACTGGGAGCCCGCGCATATTATTATCTGGTCCAGCAG GTTCTGAGATATATCAGGAGACCTTGGCAAAGGCACTTACGAAACATTTTGGTGCTAGATTACTAATTGTAGATTCTCTTCTCCTGCCTGGT GTTCAGGCACCACCGCCCAAGGATTCTGATTCTGTTAAAGAAGTACCAAGGCCTGAAAGAGTTTCCATTTTTGCGAAACGAGCAGCTCATGCTGCTGGGTTCAAGCACAAGAAACCAACCTCTAGTGTTGAGGCTGAAATTACTGGTGGATCCACTGTGAGTTCTCAGGCACTGCCAAAGCAGGAGACTTCTACTGCATCATCCAGAGGCATTACATTTAAACAAG GTGACAAGGTCAAATTTGTGGGTGCCATATCTTCTGGTCCTCTGCAGTTGCAGAGTTGTCCTCTTCTAAG GGGACCATCATATGGTTGTCGAGGCAAagttgttcttgcttttgaagaaaATGAGGCTGCAAAAATTGGGGTTAGATTTGATAAATCAATACCAGATGGCAATGATCTTGGTGGGCTATGTGAAGAAGATCATGGCTTTTTTTGCTCTG CTAGTCATTTACTTCCCTTGGATGTTTCTGGAGGTGATGATATTGACAAGCTCGCTATTGGTGAACTTCTTGAG GTTGCATCCCATGAGAGTAAAAGTCTTCCTTTGATAGTGTTTTTGAAAGATATAGAAAAGGTTATGGCAGGTAACCCAGATGCATATAGTGTCTTGAAGAGTAAGCTTGAAAACTTGCCAGAGAATGTTGTTGTGATCGGCTCTCATACCCAGTTGGACACTCGCAAGGAGAAG TCCCATCCTGGTAGCCTTCTGTTCACAAAATTTGGCTTCAACCAAACGGCTTTGCTTGATCTTGCTTTTCCG GATAACCTTGGTGGTAGGCTGCATGATAGGAGCAAGGAAACTCCTAAAACTATGAAGCAACTCTCTCGGATTTTCCCCAACAAAGTGACCATACAGCTGCCCCAG GATGAAGCTTTACTATCGGACTGGAAGCAGCAGTTGGAGCGTGATGGTGAAACTTTGAAAGCCCAGTCAAATATCGTTACCATTCGCTCA GTTTTTAACCGAGTTGCTGTGGATTGCCCTGACCTTGAAAGTCTCTGCATTAATGATCTAGCGCTTACAACTGAAA GTGTTGAGAAAGTAGCAGGCTGGGCTATTAGTCACCATCTTATGCATTGTTCGGACGCTTTAGTTAAAGATGACAAACTTGTTATTTCTACTGAAAG CCTTAAGGATGGACTAAACATTCTACACGGCATTCAAAATGAAAACAAGAGCATGAAGAAATCACTTAAG GATGTGGTTACCGGAAACGAATTTGAGAAAAAACTTCTTGTTGATGTTATTCCACCAAGCGATATTGGGGTTAGTTTTGATGACATCGGGGCCTTGGAAAATGTGAAGGACACCCTAAAGGAGTTGGTGATGCTTCCTCTTCAGAGGCCTGAATTGTTTAGCAAAGGACAATTGACTAAG CCTTGCAAAGGAATCTTGCTATTTGGTCCTCCGGGTACTGGAAAAACTATGCTTGCAAAGGCTGTTGCAACTGAAGCTGGTGCAAACTTTATTAACATTTCAATGTCAAGTATTACTTCAAAG TGGTTTGGGGAAGGAGAGAAGTACGTTAAAGCTGTGTTCTCCTTAGCTAGTAAAATTGCCCCTAGCGTCATTTTTGTTGATGAG GTTGACAGCATGTTAGGAAGACGTGAAAATCCTGGGGAGCATGAAGCTATGCgtaaaatgaaaaatgagttcATGGTGAACTGGGATGGTTTGCGTACAAAGGATAAAGAACGTGTATTGGTACTTGCTGCTACTAATAGGCCTTTTGACCTTGATGAGGCCGTTATTAGGCGGCTTCCAAGGAG ATTGATGGTGAACTTGCCAGATGCCCAGAACAGAGAGAAAATACTGAGAGTTATATTAGCCAAGGAAGATTTGGAAGCTGACGTTGATTTGGAAGCAGTTGCAAATCTTACGGATGGGTATTCAGGAAGTGACTTAAAG AATCTGTGTGTTGCTGCAGCTCACCTCCCCATCAGGGAAATtttagagaaagagaaaaag GAGAGAAGTTTAGCTTTGGCGGAGAACAGACCTGTACCCGAGTTGTACTGTAGTACCGACATTCGTCCTTTGAAGATGGAGGACTTTAAACATGCGCATGAGCAG gtatgtgcaagtgtgtcatcaGAGTCGACAAATATGAACGAGCTCCTCCAATGGAATGACCTATATGGCGAAGGCGGATCAAGAAAGAAGACGTCTCTCAGTTATTTTATGTAG